Proteins from a single region of Bos javanicus breed banteng chromosome 7, ARS-OSU_banteng_1.0, whole genome shotgun sequence:
- the LOC133250473 gene encoding cytochrome P450 4F2-like yields the protein MLELSLSWLGVGPVAASPWLLLVLVGASWILARVLAWTYTFYNNSRHLQCFPQPPKCNWFLGHMGQYPPTEKGLQDFTQLVANYPQGFRICLGPAIPIIIFCHPDMIRIVANASAAAAPKDVIFYDFLKPWLGDGLLLSAGDKWSRHRRMLTPAFHFNILKPYMKIFTKSADIMHAKWQRLITEGHTHLDMFEHISLMTLDSLQKCVFSYDSNCQEKPNEYITTILELSALVAKRNQQIFLHMDFLYFLTPDWRRFRRACRLVHDFTDAVIQERRHTLPSEGTDDFLKAKVKTKTLDFIDVLLLTKDEDGKGLSDEDIRAEADTFMFEGHDTTASGLSWVLYNLAKHPEYQERCRQEVQDLLRDRESKEIEWDDLAQLPFLTMCIKESLRLHPPVSIISRRYAQDTLLPDGRVIPKGVICLISIIGTHHNPSVWPDPEVYDPFRFEPENIKGRSPLAFIPFSVGPRNCIGQTFAMTEMKVVLALTLLRFRVLPGEEPRRKPELILRAEGGLWLRVEPLSADQQ from the exons ATGCTGGAGCTGAGCCTATCCTGGCTGGGAGTCGGGCCGGTGGCAGCCTCTCCAtggctgctgctggtgctggttGGGGCCTCCTGGATCCTGGCTCGCGTCCTGGCCTGGACTTACACCTTCTACAACAACTCTCGccaccttcagtgtttcccacaACCCCCAAAATGCAACTGGTTCTTGGGTCACATGGGCCAG TACCCCCCCACGGAGAAGGGCTTGCAGGACTTCACCCAGCTGGTAGCCAACTACCCCCAAGGATTTAGGATCTGCCTTGGCCCTGCCATTCCCATCATCATTTTCTGCCACCCTGACATGATCCGGATCGTCGCCAATGCCTCAG CTGCTGCTGCACCCAAGGATGTGATCTTCTATGACTTTCTGAAGCCTTGGCTGG GGGATGGGCTCCTGCTGAGTGCTGGTGACAAGTGGAGCAGGCACCGTCGCATGCTGACACCCGCCTTCCACTTCAACATCCTGAAGCCCTATATGAAGATTTTCACCAAGAGCGCAGACATCATGCAT GCCAAGTGGCAGCGTCTGATCACAGAAGGCCACACGCATCTGGACATGTTTGAACACATCAGCCTCATGACCCTGGACAGTCTGCAGAAATGCGTCTTCAGTTATGACAGCAATTGCCAAGA GAAGCCCAATGAATATATTACCACCATCTTGGAGCTCAGTGCGCTTGTGGCAAAGCGGAACCAGCAGATCTTCTTGCACATGGACTTTCTGTACTTCCTCACCCCAGACTGGCGGCGCTTCCGCAGGGCCTGCCGCCTGGTACATGACTTCACAGATGCAGTCATTCAGGAGCGGCGCCACACCCTTCCCAGTGAGGGTACTGATGACTTCCTCAAGGCCAAGGTGAAGACCAAGACTTTGGACTTCATCGATGTGCTTCTGTTGACCAAG GATGAAGATGGGAAGGGATTATCAGATGAAGATATCCGGGCTGAAGCTGACACCTTCATGTTTGAGG GCCATGACACCACAGCTAGTGGCCTCTCCTGGGTCCTGTACAACCTTGCAAAGCACCCAGAATACCAGGAACGCTGCCGGCAAGAAGTGCAAGACCTTCTGAGGGACCGTGAGTCTAAAGAGATTGAGTG GGACGACCTGGCCCAGTTGCCCTTCCTGACCATGTGCATCAAGGAGAGTCTGCGATTGCACCCCCCGGTCTCGATCATCTCCCGCCGCTATGCCCAGGACACTTTGCTTCCAGATGGCCGGGTCATCCCCAAAG GTGTTATCTGCCTCATCAGTATTATTGGGACCCACCACAACCCATCTGTGTGGCCAGACCCTGAG GTCTATGACCCCTTCCGCTTCGAGCCAGAAAACATCAAGGGGAGGTCACCTCTGGCTTTTATTCCCTTCTCAGTGGGTCCCAG GAACTGCATCGGGCAGACATTTGCCATGACGGAGATGAAGGTGGTCCTGGCGCTCACGCTACTGCGCTTCCGCGTCCTGCCGGGTGAGGAGCCTCGCCGGAAGCCAGAGCTGATCCTGCGCGCGGAGGGCGGACTTTGGCTGCGGGTGGAGCCGCTGAGCGCAGACCAGCAATGA